Genomic segment of Myxococcus stipitatus:
AGCTCGGAGGCGCGAGAGCCGGCCAGCGCTTCCGGCAGGTCCACGTCCTGGGGCGAGCCCCCCGAGTTGATGCCAATCACCACGGCCTCATCCGGAGTCACGCGCGCGTAGGCGAAGAGGTCCTCCCGGGCGGCGAGCACCCACGTCTCGCCACGCTGGAGGGCCCCGCTGCCCCGCCGCAGCTCCAACAGCCGACCAATCCACGCGCGCAGCGGATGGCCCGGCGTGAAGCGCATGTCGCCCCGGTTCTCCGGCTCCTTCGCGCCGCTGAGCCCCTCTTCGATTCCATACGTGAGCGCCGGGACTCCGCGCGCGGTGAGCTGCACGGCGAGCGCCTGACGCACCTTCTCCACGTCGCCACCGCACTCGCTCATGACGCGAGGCAGGTCGTGGTTGTCCAGCATCGTCACCAGCGAGTCGGGCGAGGGATGCAGCCTGTCGTTGAAGAGCGTGGCCCCCAGGTGCGACGGCGAGCGCCCCCGGCAGAAGACATCCACCAGCGCGAAGGTCAGCGGGAAGTCGAACATCGCGCCGAAGCGCCCCTCCTTCATCACCCGCGAGAGCAGCACGGGGTCCCCATCCAGCAGCTCGCCGAGGAGCAGGAAGTCCTTCCCCGCATGCGCCCGCACGTCGTCGTTGTAGCGGGCCCAGAAGTCCAGGGGCAGGTGCTTGACGGCATCCAACCGGAAGCCCGCGGGCTTCACCGCGTCCACCCACCTGAGTGATTGCGAGAGCAGGTGCGCGTAGACCTCCTCCTTCTCCACCGCGAGGTCCGGCAGCCCGTGCACGTCGTGCATCACCAACTGGTGCGCGTCCTCCCAGTTCGCGATGGGCCCCAGGCCATGGAACCACTCGGGCTTCTCGCGCGTGAGCCGCGTCTGGGGCCCGACGTGGTTGAGCACGACATCCAGCACGAGCCGCATGTCCCGCCGGCGAAGCTCCTCCGACAATCGGGCCAGCAGCGCCTCATCCCCGAAGCGAGGCTCCACGCGGCCCAGGTCCTCCACCCAGTACCCGTGGAAGGCGCCGTAGCCGTAGAACTTCTCGGTGCGCATCTGGAACACGGGCGAGAGCCACACCGTGCGGACCCCCAGCGCCTTCAAGCCATCCAGCCGGTCGATGACCCCTTGCAGGTCTCCGCCGTGAAAGGCCTGCGCGTCCTTCGCGTCCACCGCGCCGTCATTGCCGGGGTTGCCGTTGGAGAAGCGGTCCACCATCACGAAGTAGATGGCGTCACCCGGTGGAGGGCTCCACTGGCCCTGATAGGGCTGGGGCGCGGGAGTGGAGGGAGGCGGCGGCTCGGTGGGCGTGCTCTTGCCCGGCTCGATGCCCTCACCCGCGGGCGCGGTCAGCCCTGGCACCAGGCCCGGGCCTCCATCCGTCGCGGGCACCAGCATGGGCGAGGCGAGGAACGAGTCGAACACCGCCGCGGCCTGTCCTGAAATCTGCTTCGCCACCTCGAGCTGCGCGT
This window contains:
- a CDS encoding alpha-amylase family glycosyl hydrolase, which encodes MVLRQRWALAWCLMLMAAGCLKRQGPPVLAPEGTVVAVAYIRDDARRGAVSQVPEGVRQRVVEALGKRNLQVRELPYEQYAAEFAKVTDTQRRFAMLKAQAPEAPLLLLVETRVSFFGQVGGRFSWDVYVKTTANRATSTLEPTSEMNDYGAALQFDQQREDDAQLEVAKQISGQAAAVFDSFLASPMLVPATDGGPGLVPGLTAPAGEGIEPGKSTPTEPPPPSTPAPQPYQGQWSPPPGDAIYFVMVDRFSNGNPGNDGAVDAKDAQAFHGGDLQGVIDRLDGLKALGVRTVWLSPVFQMRTEKFYGYGAFHGYWVEDLGRVEPRFGDEALLARLSEELRRRDMRLVLDVVLNHVGPQTRLTREKPEWFHGLGPIANWEDAHQLVMHDVHGLPDLAVEKEEVYAHLLSQSLRWVDAVKPAGFRLDAVKHLPLDFWARYNDDVRAHAGKDFLLLGELLDGDPVLLSRVMKEGRFGAMFDFPLTFALVDVFCRGRSPSHLGATLFNDRLHPSPDSLVTMLDNHDLPRVMSECGGDVEKVRQALAVQLTARGVPALTYGIEEGLSGAKEPENRGDMRFTPGHPLRAWIGRLLELRRGSGALQRGETWVLAAREDLFAYARVTPDEAVVIGINSGGSPQDVDLPEALAGSRASELMTGAAVLPRGLVFPAHHVTLLHLEAEVAGGYAALVKQARTRWRGEGERRTVVLETDDASLRVVGGGPELGGWKPERSLRPREGAITLSLPVGGVFEYKLVRDTGPGRFSWEGGANRLLHVPEGTEPLRQKVAWEQRPSAVSTFFQPPLSGAMTESPK